In Prosthecochloris sp. GSB1, the following proteins share a genomic window:
- the dsrK gene encoding sulfate reduction electron transfer complex DsrMKJOP subunit DsrK, whose amino-acid sequence MSKYLPKQSELVKEFEEKPSVLKGDYEGREWWEMPFEFREGNFCFPAKPEVIKDLGFPNPRKWQPTDDDWKLPDGWQKILKDAMKERLKKYRSLKLYLDSCVRCGACADKCHFFLGTGDPKNMPVLRAELVRSVYRNDFPMVEKILKGFAGARKLDEKVLREWYMYFYQCTECRRCSVFCPMGIDTAEITIMVREILQLVGLNNNWILAPVSNCNRTGNHLGIEPHTFVQNIESLVDDIEDVTGVKVNPTFNRKGAEILFITPSGDVFGDPGVYTMMGYLLLFHHIGLDYTISTYASEGGNFGFFTSNDMMKKLNAKMYHEAKRLGVKWILGGECGHMWRVVHQYMDTMNGPADFLEEPVSPVTGTKFTNARATKMVHIAEFTADLIKNGKLRLDPKRNDHLRTTFHDSCNVARGMGMFEEPRYILNKVCNSFHEMPENTIREQTFCCGSGSGINAEEYMEMRMKGGFPRANAVRHVREKHKVDSLVTICAIDRASLPPLMRYWNPGVSVYGLHELVGNALVMDGEKKRTEDLREDPMAGFEDGEEDED is encoded by the coding sequence GTCAAGGAGTTCGAAGAAAAGCCGAGTGTCCTGAAAGGGGATTACGAGGGCCGCGAGTGGTGGGAGATGCCGTTCGAGTTCCGCGAAGGTAACTTCTGCTTCCCCGCCAAGCCTGAAGTGATCAAGGACCTGGGATTCCCGAATCCCCGGAAATGGCAGCCGACCGACGACGACTGGAAGCTGCCCGACGGGTGGCAGAAGATCCTCAAGGACGCCATGAAGGAGCGTCTGAAGAAGTATCGGTCCCTCAAGCTCTACCTGGACTCCTGTGTTCGATGCGGGGCCTGCGCCGACAAGTGCCATTTCTTTCTCGGCACGGGCGACCCGAAGAACATGCCCGTGCTGCGGGCCGAGCTGGTCCGTTCGGTCTACAGGAACGACTTTCCCATGGTGGAAAAGATCCTGAAAGGATTTGCCGGAGCGAGAAAGCTCGACGAAAAGGTACTCAGGGAATGGTACATGTACTTTTACCAGTGCACCGAATGCCGCCGCTGCTCCGTTTTCTGCCCCATGGGAATCGACACGGCGGAGATCACCATCATGGTGCGCGAGATCCTGCAGCTTGTCGGGCTGAACAACAACTGGATCCTCGCTCCCGTGTCCAACTGCAACCGCACGGGCAACCATCTCGGCATCGAGCCGCACACCTTCGTGCAGAACATCGAATCCCTCGTGGACGATATCGAAGACGTGACGGGAGTGAAGGTGAATCCGACCTTCAACCGCAAGGGAGCGGAAATCCTGTTCATTACCCCGTCGGGCGACGTCTTCGGCGATCCCGGAGTCTACACCATGATGGGGTATCTGCTGCTGTTCCATCACATCGGCCTCGATTACACCATCAGCACCTATGCCTCCGAGGGCGGCAATTTCGGGTTCTTCACGTCGAACGACATGATGAAGAAGCTCAACGCCAAGATGTACCACGAGGCGAAACGGCTGGGAGTAAAATGGATTCTCGGCGGTGAATGCGGTCATATGTGGCGCGTCGTGCATCAGTACATGGACACCATGAACGGCCCGGCCGATTTTCTCGAGGAACCCGTTTCACCGGTTACCGGTACGAAATTCACGAACGCCAGAGCTACGAAGATGGTGCATATAGCCGAGTTTACGGCCGATCTGATCAAGAACGGCAAGCTCAGGCTCGATCCGAAACGCAACGATCATCTCAGGACCACGTTTCATGATTCCTGCAACGTCGCAAGGGGCATGGGCATGTTCGAGGAGCCGCGCTATATCCTCAACAAGGTATGCAACTCGTTCCACGAGATGCCGGAAAACACCATTCGCGAACAGACCTTCTGCTGCGGTTCCGGCAGCGGCATCAACGCCGAAGAGTACATGGAAATGAGAATGAAGGGCGGCTTTCCGCGGGCCAACGCAGTTCGGCACGTCAGGGAGAAACACAAGGTCGATTCGCTGGTTACGATCTGCGCCATCGACCGCGCGAGCCTTCCGCCGCTCATGCGATACTGGAATCCCGGCGTTTCGGTCTACGGACTGCACGAACTGGTCGGCAACGCGCTGGTCATGGACGGAGAGAAAAAAAGAACGGAGGACCTGAGGGAGGACCCGATGGCCGGATTCGAAGACGGGGAGGAGGATGAAGACTAA